The Fimbriimonadaceae bacterium nucleotide sequence AACATCGCCGGGGCCAAGAAGGTCGGCCTGGCACTGGCCGAAAGGGCGAAGAAAGCGGGTGTGAGCACGGCGGTATTCGACCGAGGCGGGTTCCAGTACCACGGCGTCGTGAAGAGCCTCGCCGATGGCGCCCGAGAAGGAGGGTTGGAGTTTTAAATGGCTAGAGGACCAAGACTCGTCGGGCGACGACAGCCGAGCGCCCCGCGCGACGGCCGGCAACCGGAAGGGCCGCAACTCGACGTCCGCGTCATCCGCTCCAACAAGGTCTTCAAGACCCACAAGGGCGGCAAGACGGCCAGCTGGTCGATCCTCGTCGTGGTCGGGGACAACAAAGGCAGCCTCGGCGTCGGCCTGGGTAAAGCCCGGGGCATCCCGGACGCCATCCGCAAGGCGGAAGAGGCGGCCAAGAAGAGCATGTTCAAAGTGCCGATGATCGGCACCACGATCCCGCACGAGGTGCGAGGCAAGTGGGGCACGGCCGAAGTCGTGCTGAAACCGGCCTCGCCCGGTACCGGCGTCAAGGCCGGCTCCGCCGTCCGCATGTGCCTGGAAGCCGCCGGCATCCACGATGTGCTCGCGAAGTGTCTCGGCAGCAGGAACGGCACCAACGTCGCCTATGCCACGGTGAGCGCCTTCAAGGAACTCGCCGCGCCGGAAACCATGGCCCAGCGCCGTGGGGCCGACGTGAACGAACTCGTGCCCTGGCTCGCCAAGGCCCGTAAGGAGGAAGCGGACCATGCTTAAGATCACGCTCGTCAAGAGCAAGTTCGGCAACACGCCCCGGAACCGGGCGATCGTCCAGTCGCTCGGCCTTAACAAAACGGGCCGGAGCGTGCTGCAGCACGACACACCCTCGATCCGAGGCATGATCCACAAGGTCAAGCACCTCTTGGAAGTCGAGGAAGTCGAAGAACAGCCCAAGACGCCGAGGGCGAAGGGCCACAAGGCCGCCGCCCGGATCGGCAGCGCCGCTGCGGCCGAAAAGAAGCCGAAGGCGGCAAAGCCAAAGCAAGAGGCCGCCGGCGAAGAAACCGCCGAAAAGCCCAAGACCACCCGGGCCAAGAAAAAGGCCGAACCGGAAACCAAGGAGTCTGAAGAGTGAACCGACACGACTTGCGCCCCGCAAAGGGCAGCACGAAGCGCCGACGCCGCGTCGCCCGAGGCATCGGCAGTGGCATGGGCAAGACCGCGACCCGAGGCACAAAGGGCCAAAAGGCGCGACGCCAGATCCCGCCGTGGTTCGAAGGCGGCCAGACCCCGATCCACCGCAGACTGCCGGTGAAGAAGGGCTTCCGCAACATCAACCACAAGGAGTACGCGATCGTCAACGTCTCCTCGCTCGACAAGTACTTCGACAAGGAGGCGGGGCCGGAAGACCTGATGAAGGCGGGCCTCATCCACGGCGAGATGGACGGCGTGAAGATCCTGGGCCACGGCGAGGTCACGAAAAAGCTCACCGTCACCGCCCACTTCTTCAGCAAAGCCGCCCGCGAGAAGATCGAGAAGGCCGGCGGAAAAGTCGTCGTGCTGGAACGGCCGGAAAAGACCCAGCCGCAGAAGAAGGATAAGAACAATAGCGACGCGAAAGGCGTGAAGAAGACCAAGAAAGGTGAATAAACAGTGAGTGCGATCGCCAGCCTGGGCGGAGGCCCGGGAGACAAAGGGTTACGGTTAGGACTGCTCGAGACCCTGCGTCTCGCATGGTTGGACGAAGACCTTCGGGCACGAATGGTCTTCGTCCTCATGTGCTTCGGTGTCTACGCGCTCGGCGTGCACGTCCCCGTTCCCGTCCAAGGGCTCGACCCCGAACGGCTGACCTCGCTGCTGAAGGACAACAACTTCTTCATGCTGCTGAACACGCTCGGCGGAGGCGCCTTCCGGCGACTCTCGATCCTCGCCCTCGGCCTCGGCCCCTACATCACCGCCTCGATCATCACCCAGGTCATGACCCTGGCCGTGCCGGAGTGGAAGAAGGAGCTGCAGGAAGGCGGCGAATACGCCCGGCGACAACAGAACAAGCGGACCCGCTTCCTCGCCCTCGGCCTCTGCGCCTTCCAGGGCTGGGGCCTCATCACACTGATGGCCGGCTCCGTGCCGGAGCTTGCGGCCATGGGCTTTATGCCCAAGCTCAGCATGGTCCTCTTCTGGACGGCCGGATCCATGGGCCTCCTCTGGATGGGCGAGCAACTCAGCGAAAGAGGGATCGGCAACGGCATCTCGCTCCTGATCTTCGCGGGCATCGTCATCTCGATCCCGAACATCATCAACCTGGTCGGCACCACAGTCGCCCAAGGCACGATCGGATGGTGGCAAGCCGCCCTGATCTTGATTCTGTTCGTCCTCATCACCTGGTCCATCGTGCTCTTCACCGTCGCCCAACGGCGGATCCCGATCCAGCACATGAGGCGGAACTATGGGACGAAGTCCCTCGGGGGACAGACCAGCTATCTGCCGATCTCGGTCAACATGGCGGGCGTCATCCCGGTCATCTTCGCGATCTCGCTGGTCTACATGCCGGCCCAGTTCGCGGCCGCGTTCCCGCCGACCAGCCCGATCCACCAGGGGCTTATGACCGTCGCCAACCTCTTCGCGCCGGACTTCACCCGGCCGGTCGGCTACATCGGCGCCCTGCTGTACATGGTGCTCATCTTTGTGTTCACCTATATGTGGAACGCGATGATGTACAACGTCGAGGACATCGCCGACAACCTGAAGCGCGCCGGTTCTTACATTCCCGGCATCCGGCCGGGCAAGCAGACCAAGGACTTCCTTGACGGGGTCATCTCCCGGGTGACCTTCGTCGGCGCCGCATTCTTGGCCGGCGTAGCCTTGACGCCCTACCTCTTCCCGCTTATCGCGCCGATCCAGGGCCTCGCCCTCATCGGCGGCACCTCCCTGCTCATCATGGTGAGCGTGGCGCTGGAAACAATGCGGCAGATCGAGGCGAACCTGCTCGTCAAGCAATACGAATGACACCGGTCCGACTCATCTTAATCGGCCCCCCCGGAGTCGGGAAAGGCACCCAATCCGCCCTCCTCGAAGAGCGGCTCGGGCTTAAGCCCTTTTCGTCCGGCGTGATCTTTCGCAAAGAGATCGAGGCCGAGACCGACCTTGGACAGCTCGCCAAGTCGTACATCGACCGTGGCGAGCTTGTTCCGAACGGGATCACGATCCAGATGATGCTGAAGAGGATCCGCTCCGACGAAGTCCGACGAAAGGGCTTCGTCCTGGACGGCTTTCCGCGAACCGTCCGCCAAGCGGAAGCCCTGACGGAAGAACTCGCCCGGGCCGAGCTTGAACTCACCGGCGTCGTGAGCCTGGAGGTCGAGGACGAGACCGTCATCGAGCGGCTCAGCGGCCGGATGGGCTGCACCAAGTGCGGCGAGATCTACCACGCAGACCACAAACGACCGAAGCGGGAAGGGCTCTGCGACCTCTGCAACAGCCCCCTCATCGTCCGCGAGGACGACAAACCGGAAACGATCCGCGAACGCCTCCGCGTCTTCCATGAGAACACGCAACCCGTCGTCGACTACTACCATAGGCAGGGGCAGCTCCTGCGTGTGAACGGCGACCAAGGGCCCGAAGAGGTCTATTCGGAGATCATCGCGGGGTTGGGCGTTTGACCGGCCTCGGGCGGCCGCGCCAAGGGGCCGCACAGTGATCCACCTCAAGAAAGACTCCGAGATCGCCAAGATGCGGGAATCCGGGCGCATCGTCGCCCGCACGATCCGTCTGCTGAGCGAAGCCATCGTCCCCGGCAAAACCACCACGAAGGAATTGGACGACCTGGCCGAGAGGTTGATCCGCGAACAAGGCGGCGTCCCAAGCTTCCTGAACTACCGCGACAGCTACCCGGCTTCGGCCTGCATCAGTGTCAACGAGGTCGTGATCCACGGCATCCCGAACGAGCGGGTCCTGCAAGAGGGCGACATTATCGACATCGACCTTGGCGTGTGCAAGGACGGTTACCATGCGGACAGCGCCTGGACCTTCGCGGTCGGCACGGTCTCGAGCGAGACCCAGCGCCTCCTGAACGTGACCCAAGAGGCGATGTGGCAGGGCATAGCCAAGGCCCGACCCGGCAACCGCATCGGGGACGTCTCCGCAACAATCCAGCGTTATGTCGAGTCCAACGGCTATTCCGTCGTCCGCGAACTGCTGGGCCATGGCATCGGGCGCAACCTCCATGAGGAGCCGAACGTGCCCAACTACGGCCGCCCGAAGGAGGGCCCCTGGATCAAACCAGGATTGACGATTTGTATCGAGCCGATGGTGAACCAAGGCACTCGCAAGATCGTGACTTTGGACGATGGCTGGACTGTGGTGACCGAAGACGGTAAACTGTCGGCACACTTTGAGCACACTGTGGCCGTCACCAAAGACGGCCCCGAAATCCTCACAGTGGAAAATTAACCCCATCTATGGCTAGAGGACGCGGACGCGGAAGAGGCCGGCAGTACGTACCGCCGGAGATTAAAGAAGATTCCGAAAAGGAAGAAGGCATAGAGCTTGACGGGACGGTCATTGAGAACCTCCCCAACGCCCAGTTCCGCGTCAAGCTCGACGAGACTGACGGCGAGATCCTCGCCTATATCAGCGGCAAAATGCGCCGCCACTGGATCCGAATCCTGAACGGCGACCGCGTGCGGGTCAGCATAAGCCCCTACGACCTGAACCGAGCACGGATCGTCTACCGCTACCGCTAACTTCGCGGTCGCAGCAACAAAAGGTTCTGCGGGGCGTTCTCGACCATGTCGAAAGCCACGCTCCCCACGAAGAGCCTTTCCAAGAACCCGTGCCCTTGGGCGCCGACGATGATCAAATCCGCGTTGCGCTCCTGGGCCAGTTCACGGATCTTTAGGTTCGCGTGCCCCTCAAGCACGACCGAATCGACATCCGCCACCCACGGCTTTAGCCTTTCGACCAGCGCCTGGTTCATCTCTTCGACGCGTTGGCGCAAGTTGCCGATCGCGTCAGAGACCTTCAGCATCGCGTCGCCGTCGAGCCCCGCCAGGTTGCCGCCCGGGCCCCGGTAGACCGCGACCACAGTCACCTTGCCGATCCCCGTGGGCCGGTCTTCCAGCAAAGTCTCGATGCAACGGTTCGTGTAATCCGAGTGGTCGGTGGCCAGCACCACGTTCAGGGGCCCGTCGTGGGGGACGTCCTTCTTGGCGATGAGCAGCGAGCAGGGCGAACGCATTGCCAGCCCACGGGAAACCGAGCCCCCCAGGAACGCGGTGAACGCGTCGTCGTGCTCGAACCCGACCACGATCAGGTCGGCCTTCTTCTTCTCGGCCGCGTGCCGGAGCACGGTGACCGAGTCCCCAAACCCGACCTCACCTTCCGCCTTGAAGCCCATGGACTCCAAGGTCTCGACGGCCTGCCGCGTCGCCCGAAGACCGTTCTCCCGCAGCTGGGTCAAGATGTCCGCCATCGGGTGGGTCGCGCCAAGCTCGGGGAAGCTGCCGTCCGAAAGCACGGGCTCCACCGAATTCACGACGTAGGCGTGGACGTCACCATAACCGATGCGCTTGAGCAAGCCCATCGCCGGCTGACAAGAACCGCCCAGATCGATGCCCATGACCACGCTTTTCGGCATGCCCCCAAGTTACCAGGACCCGGCGTCTCGGCCCTTACGGCCGACTCCAATGGGCCGTCTGCGAACACCGGCGTCCCCCGTTGCGTAGACTCCCGGCGAACGATGTTGCAGATTAGAAACCTTCACGCAAAGGTGGCGGAGGAAGAGCGGGAGATCCTCAAGGGCGTGGCCCTTTCCGTGAACCCGGGCGAGGTGCACGCCGTCATGGGCCCGAACGGGAGCGGCAAATCGACCCTGGCGAACGTGATCGCTGGCCGGGAGACTTATGAAGTCACCGACGGCGACATCCAGTTTGAGGACAAGAACCTTCTGGAAATGGAGCCCGACGAACGCGCCCACCACGGCATCTTTATGGCCTTCCAATATCCGGTCGAGATCCCGGGCGTCTCCAACACCTACTTCCTGCGGGCGGCCGTCAACGCAAAGCGGAAGGCGCATGCCGAGCCCGAAATGGACGCGTTGAACTTTATGAAGTTCATTCGAGAGAAGGTCAAGGCGCTCGGGCTGACGGACGACATGCTCCAGCGATCCGTCAACGAAGGTTTCAGCGGCGGCGAGAAGAAGCGCAACGAGATCTTTCAGATGGCCGTTCTGGAGCCCAAGCTGTGCGTTTTGGACGAGACGGACTCCGGGCTGGACATCGACGCCTTGCAAACCGTCGCCAACGGCGTCAATTCGCTCCGCTCACCCGACCGGGCGTTCATCATTGTCACCCACTACCAGCGGCTCCTGAACTACATCGTGCCGGACCATGTGCACGTCATGATGGGCGGGCGCATCGTTCGCAGCGGTGGCAAGGAGCTGGCCTTTGAGCTTGAGGAGCGCGGCTACGGCTGGATCGAGCAGGAGGTCGGCGTCACGGCATGACGGCGACCCTTCGCTACCAGGCGTCGCTGGCCGACAAGGTCGTTCCGGCGCTTCCCGCAGGCGAACCAGATTGGCTCGCCCAGCTACGCCGGCAAGCCCTGGGGGCCCATCGGGAGATCGGGGTGCCGACTCCAAAGCACGAGGAATGGAAGTACACCCCCCTGCGCCTGGTCGCCGAGACGAATTGGCGGGCGGGCGAGCCCGGCCCCGCCGTCTTCGACCGACCGCTCCCGCGTTACGAGGAGGAGTCCCTCCAAGTGGTGCTGGTCAACGGCCGTTTTGACCGCAATCTCTCGCTCTCCGGCGCGCCGAAGCTGCCCCCGGGCGTCGTCATCCAGAGCCTGCGGGACGCGATCCAAGAGCGGCCCGACTTCGTCTTGCCCTACCTTGCCCAAGTGAAGCCGGAGACCACCTCCGCGGTCGGGCGGGTGATCCGACCGGACGTCCACCCGTTCGCCGAGCTCAATACGGCCGCCTTCGTGGACGGGCTCTTCATTTCCCTCTCGCGGGAAGCTACCGTCGACCAGCTCATCGAGATCGTGCACGTGGCGACCGGCGAGGGCCAAGCTTTCTTTCCCCGCCTCCTGGTCGTGGCCGAGACTGGTTCTTCGGCCCGGATTGTCGAAAGCTACATTGCCCATGGCACGGAGCGGACGCTGACGCTGCCCGTCACTGAAGTCGTCGTGCGCGAGGGCGCGAACATAGAGCACGTCCGGGTTCAGGACGAGAGTGTGGACAGCGTCCACATCGCCTCTTGGCAGACGGCCCAATCCCGAGACAGCTCGTACCACTCCTACAACGTTTGCTTTGGAGGCTCGATCGCCCGCGTCGACCAAGGCATCTGGCTTGGGGGCGAAGGGACGACCACCCGCCTCGACGGCGTGGTCTGTGCCGACGGCGGCCAGCACATCGACAACCACACGCGGCTGGACCATGCCTTCCCGAACGGCAACTCGTTCGAGGTCTATAAGCAAGTCGTCGACGACGAGGCGACGGTCGTCTTCAACGGCAAGATCTTCGTCCACCAAGATGCCCAGAAGACGGACGCGAAGCAGACGAACCAAGCCCTGCTCCTCAGTCCCCGCGCCACGATCGACTCCAAGCCGCAGCTCGAGATCTTCGCCGACGACGTGAAATGCACGCACGGGGCGACGGTCGGCCAGCTGGAGGACCTTCCGCTCTTCTACATGCGCTCCCGAGGGATCCCCAAGGCGCAGGCAGAAGCCGTACTGGTCTACGCCTTTGCGGCGGAAGTCATGGAGCTGATCTCGATGGATTCTGTTCGGCAGGCACTGGAGCGCCGACTGTACGAAAAGCTCGGGATCAGCGACTGAGGAAAGGCTCACGGACCTTTCGTGGCGGCCGCGACGTCCAACTATGGATAATAATGGGGCAGAACGCGGACAGATGGCTGAGTGGACGAAAGCGCCCGCCTGCTAAGTGGGTAGGGGATTATATCCCCTCTCGGGTTCGAATCCCGATCTGTCCGCCAGATTTTCGTATGCACGGCCGAGCCCTTCTCCTGATCGGAACGCTCCTGGCCGTCGTCACGGCGCCGGGCCAGACCCTGGAGGGCTACATGAAGCTCCGCCGCCAGTACGGGATCGAGCAGGCCGCAGACCCGGACGCCTTGACGAGCTTCGTCGGGCGAAAGGTCCTCGAAGTCCGCGGCACCGTGAACGGTGTCGTCGGCGGCCCCGACGGCTCCAAACTCCTGATCCTCTCGGGCTCGAGCGGCCAGATCTTTGTGAAGTCGGACGCGCCGCCCAACTGGCTGGTCGGGAACTCCACCCCTGCCCGGCTGCTGATCGAAGCGAAGCGGGCCACGGAATCGGGAATGCTCGAAGCCACCCTGCTCGGAGCGGCCACCGAGGGCCAGGTCGCGGCAAAGGAAGCCGCCGCACGGCCCAAGCCGACCGCTGCGCCGGCCCGAGGCAAAGGCTCCACCACTTCGCGTAAGGGTGGCCGGCCCTCGCCGATCCCGGGTGACATCCCGTCCACGGGCGTCCCCCGAGCCACCGCTTCCCCCGCGAACCTTTCGCCCAGCCTGGCGCAGCTCGTGCCGGCCTACACGAATTTTGCAAAGAGGATGAACCCGCGCCTGGGCGACGCAAAGGCCCGCCAGATCGCCGAAGGCATCCTCGCCATGAGCGCCCACTTTGGCGTGGACGCCCGGCTCATCGTGGCCATTATCGTCGCGGAGAGCACGTTCGACCCGAACGAGACCAGCCACGCAGGCGCGATGGGCCTCGGGCAGCTTATGCCGGGAACCGCCAAGATGCTGGGGGTCAGCAACGCGTACGACACGGACCAGAACATCTATGGCACCGTCAAGCTGATGCGCGACCACTTGGACACCTATACGGCCAAGACGGGCGACGACTTCGAGGGCCTTGTGCTCGCCCTGGCCGCCTACAACGCCGGGCCGGGAGCGGTCCGCAAGCACGGCGGCGTGCCGCCCTATCAAGAAACCCAGCGCTACGTGCGCAAGGTCATTGCGATCTACCGCCAGCTCTGCGCGAAGTAGGGGCCCCTAGAAAAGCTGGCCCTGCTCCTTGTGCCCGTGCGGGAGGACTGTCCCGTCTCCCATGATGTGCCACACCTCGTGGCCCCGTTCCACGAGCACAGGCGTGACGAGGCGCCCACGGTGGCAGGAATCGGGCGAGAGGCACCCGCACAGGAGGCACGGAACGCCCGGCAGCCCCTCCAAGACGGCCACCCCCTCGGCAAAGACGCTTGAAGCGCGGATCTTCTCGTAGTCAGGGCGTCCGTCCGTCTGCAAGGCCGGGTCGTTGGGCTTCCCTCCGAGTTCGCGGCCCAGAAAGACGTAGGCGAGCCCAGCTGCCTCGGCCAAGCTTCGGAGAGTGTCCCGACGGAAATCGGGCGAGTGGCGGGAGAAAGGGTTGGTCCGCACGTCCACCAGGTGGGTGACGGAGTGCGCCGTCAGTCGCGCCAGAGTCCGTTCCCAGCTCTGGTTGCCATATCCGACGGTCAAGACCTTCATTCCTCGTCAGAATACGTCTGATGGAAACGGTAAGTTGGGATGAGTTCGCAAAGGTCGAGGCCCGGGTCGGGACGGTCGTGCGGGCGGAGCCCTTTCCTGAAGCGCGCAAACCGGCGGTCAAGCTCTGGGTGGACTTTGGAGAGCTCGGCGTCTTGGCCTCTTCGGCCCAACTCACGGTCCACTATACGCCCGAGTCGCTGGTGGGGCGACAGGTCGTCGGCGTCTTGAACCTCGGGCCGCGCCGGATCGCCGGGTTCGAAAGCCAGTTCCTTACGACCGGGTTTCCGGACAGCGACGGGGCGGTCGTGCTTTGCGTGCCGGACAAGCCCGTGCCGAACGGGGCAAAGTTCTTCTAGGATGCCTCTTCGGCCTTGGGCGTGAAGCTGGTTCCGCACCCGCACGAGCGGGCGGCGTTGGGGTTTTCAAACGAGAACCCGCCCGTCAGCAAGTTGCCCGTCCAGACCAGCTTCGCCCCTTGCAGGAACTCGGCCGAGCGAGGGTCGCAGAGCAGGGTCACGCCCGCCAACTCAAGCACGAGGTCGCTTTCGCGCGCCGCTTCTTCCGGCCGCACGACGTATTCCAGGCCCGAGCACCCGCCCCCTTTCACCCCGACCCGGAGGAAGGCGACGCCCTTGCGCCCAGCCGCACGCACAAGCTCTGCCGCGGCGCGCTCCTCGATCTCAAGGGGGAATGGGGTCGTCATGCGATGCTCTTACCAGTAAAGGCCCAGCTCTAGGCGGATGTGTTCCGGGATTCGGTCGATCGTGAAGGGCGGGTCCCAGACCAGTTCGAGGTTCGCACTTCGGACGCCCGGTGTGCTCCGGACGGCCTGCTCGACCTCGCCGGGAAGCGTCCCGGCAACGGGACAGGCCGGGCTCGTCAAGGTCATCTTGATGTCGACCGTGGCATCGTCGTGGACCATCACCGAATAGATCAACCCGAGGTCGTAGACGTTGACCGGGATTTCCGGGTCGTAGACCTGGCGGATAGATTCGATGACGTCCCCTTCGAGGATCGACTTCGCGATCGGGTTGAGCGGGGGTGCCTTCGTGGGCGGGATTTTTTCCGGCACTCCTTCCAATAGTACGCCCCGGGCGAAGCGTTCTCACACCGGCCAGGCCAAACCCGAGCAAAAAGACCTTGTGCAACCCTGTTGCCGCCGATTCGTGCTCCCGAGAATCCTTGCAGAGCTACCGAAAAGGCAGCCACGAGACTTGCCGAGGGCAAGACGCAAGCGAGATAGGGTTCGGGCGACCTCCAACGAGAGGCGCCCATTTTTTTCGCCACGGCACGCCTAGAAGAAGACACTCTGGAAGGCGTCGCGGAGCGGGGCCTTGTAGTCTTCCACCGTCACCCTGCGGCCCGTCGCCTCGGTTAAGGAGGTGACCCCGTAACCCGGGATGCCACACGGCACGATGAGGTCGAAGAGGGAAAGATCGTTCTCGACATTGACCGCGATCCCGTGGGTGCTGACCCATCTTCGCACCTTCACGCCGATCGCAGCGATCTTGCGGGGCTCTCCCTCCACCTGCACCCAAACCCCGGTGTGCGGCGGGAACCGGTACCCCTCGAGGCCATAGGCGGCCAAGCTGCGGATGACAACCTCCTCGAGGTCGCGAAGCCACTTGTGCAGGTCACGCCCATGCTGGGCGACGTCGAAGACGGGATAGGCGACAAGCTGCCCGGGGCCGTGGAAGGTGACGTCCCCTCCCCGGTCCACTCGCTCGACCGCAATGCCCCTACGGGCGAACTCTTGCGGCGGGACGAGCAGATTCTCCAAGTGGTGACTGGCCCCGAGGGTCACGACCGGGTCGTGCTCGACCAGGAAGAGCGTGTCTTGCCGGAAGGGCTCCGCCGCCCGCCGTTGCTCTTCCCAGGCCGCAAGAAACCCCATGCGGCCGAGGTCCACGACGTGCAGGGCCGTTGCGTCAGCCAAGGGCGATCGCCAGAGCTTCCTCCGCCGTCGCCACGGGGTGGAACTCGATGTCTTTCCGCACGCTCTCGGGCAGGTCGTCCAAGTCCCGGAGGTTCTCCTCCGGGAGCACGACCTTCTTGATCCCCGCGCGGTGGGCGGCGAGGATCTTCTCCCGCACCCCCCCTACCGGCAACACGCGGCCCCGGAGCGTGACCTCGCCCGTCATCGCCACGTCCCGCCGCACCGGCTTGCCGGTAAAGGCGCTCACCAGGGCGGTAAGGATCGTAACCCCGGCCGACGGCCCGTCCTTAGGCACCGCCCCCTCTGGCACGTGCACATGGAGGTCGCAACGGAACTCTTTATCCGGGCTGAACCGCTCTTGGTTGGCGCGGAGGTAGGTCATGGCCGTGTACGCGGACTCCTTCATGACGTCCCCCAGCGAGCCGGTGAGGCGCACTTGAGGCTGGTCGCCGAAGGGGGTTGATAGGGAGACCTCGATCGTGACGATGTCGCCCCCGTACTCGCTATAGACGAGGCCCGTCGCGACGCCGATCTCGTCCCGCTTGCCGCGGACTCCGTATCGATAGCGCGGCTTGCCGAGCAGCCTTCCCAATTGGTCCGGGGTCGCATGGACGCAGTCCGTCTCGCCCTCGGCGATCTGGCGGGCGGCCTTGCGGCAGATCGTCGCGATCTCGCGCTCGAG carries:
- the map gene encoding type I methionyl aminopeptidase — its product is MIHLKKDSEIAKMRESGRIVARTIRLLSEAIVPGKTTTKELDDLAERLIREQGGVPSFLNYRDSYPASACISVNEVVIHGIPNERVLQEGDIIDIDLGVCKDGYHADSAWTFAVGTVSSETQRLLNVTQEAMWQGIAKARPGNRIGDVSATIQRYVESNGYSVVRELLGHGIGRNLHEEPNVPNYGRPKEGPWIKPGLTICIEPMVNQGTRKIVTLDDGWTVVTEDGKLSAHFEHTVAVTKDGPEILTVEN
- a CDS encoding DUF488 domain-containing protein, which encodes MKVLTVGYGNQSWERTLARLTAHSVTHLVDVRTNPFSRHSPDFRRDTLRSLAEAAGLAYVFLGRELGGKPNDPALQTDGRPDYEKIRASSVFAEGVAVLEGLPGVPCLLCGCLSPDSCHRGRLVTPVLVERGHEVWHIMGDGTVLPHGHKEQGQLF
- a CDS encoding universal stress protein gives rise to the protein MPKSVVMGIDLGGSCQPAMGLLKRIGYGDVHAYVVNSVEPVLSDGSFPELGATHPMADILTQLRENGLRATRQAVETLESMGFKAEGEVGFGDSVTVLRHAAEKKKADLIVVGFEHDDAFTAFLGGSVSRGLAMRSPCSLLIAKKDVPHDGPLNVVLATDHSDYTNRCIETLLEDRPTGIGKVTVVAVYRGPGGNLAGLDGDAMLKVSDAIGNLRQRVEEMNQALVERLKPWVADVDSVVLEGHANLKIRELAQERNADLIIVGAQGHGFLERLFVGSVAFDMVENAPQNLLLLRPRS
- the rplO gene encoding 50S ribosomal protein L15, with translation MNRHDLRPAKGSTKRRRRVARGIGSGMGKTATRGTKGQKARRQIPPWFEGGQTPIHRRLPVKKGFRNINHKEYAIVNVSSLDKYFDKEAGPEDLMKAGLIHGEMDGVKILGHGEVTKKLTVTAHFFSKAAREKIEKAGGKVVVLERPEKTQPQKKDKNNSDAKGVKKTKKGE
- the rpmD gene encoding 50S ribosomal protein L30, with the translated sequence MLKITLVKSKFGNTPRNRAIVQSLGLNKTGRSVLQHDTPSIRGMIHKVKHLLEVEEVEEQPKTPRAKGHKAAARIGSAAAAEKKPKAAKPKQEAAGEETAEKPKTTRAKKKAEPETKESEE
- the secY gene encoding preprotein translocase subunit SecY codes for the protein MSAIASLGGGPGDKGLRLGLLETLRLAWLDEDLRARMVFVLMCFGVYALGVHVPVPVQGLDPERLTSLLKDNNFFMLLNTLGGGAFRRLSILALGLGPYITASIITQVMTLAVPEWKKELQEGGEYARRQQNKRTRFLALGLCAFQGWGLITLMAGSVPELAAMGFMPKLSMVLFWTAGSMGLLWMGEQLSERGIGNGISLLIFAGIVISIPNIINLVGTTVAQGTIGWWQAALILILFVLITWSIVLFTVAQRRIPIQHMRRNYGTKSLGGQTSYLPISVNMAGVIPVIFAISLVYMPAQFAAAFPPTSPIHQGLMTVANLFAPDFTRPVGYIGALLYMVLIFVFTYMWNAMMYNVEDIADNLKRAGSYIPGIRPGKQTKDFLDGVISRVTFVGAAFLAGVALTPYLFPLIAPIQGLALIGGTSLLIMVSVALETMRQIEANLLVKQYE
- a CDS encoding adenylate kinase, which translates into the protein MTPVRLILIGPPGVGKGTQSALLEERLGLKPFSSGVIFRKEIEAETDLGQLAKSYIDRGELVPNGITIQMMLKRIRSDEVRRKGFVLDGFPRTVRQAEALTEELARAELELTGVVSLEVEDETVIERLSGRMGCTKCGEIYHADHKRPKREGLCDLCNSPLIVREDDKPETIRERLRVFHENTQPVVDYYHRQGQLLRVNGDQGPEEVYSEIIAGLGV
- the infA gene encoding translation initiation factor IF-1, with translation MARGRGRGRGRQYVPPEIKEDSEKEEGIELDGTVIENLPNAQFRVKLDETDGEILAYISGKMRRHWIRILNGDRVRVSISPYDLNRARIVYRYR
- the sufD gene encoding Fe-S cluster assembly protein SufD; the protein is MTATLRYQASLADKVVPALPAGEPDWLAQLRRQALGAHREIGVPTPKHEEWKYTPLRLVAETNWRAGEPGPAVFDRPLPRYEEESLQVVLVNGRFDRNLSLSGAPKLPPGVVIQSLRDAIQERPDFVLPYLAQVKPETTSAVGRVIRPDVHPFAELNTAAFVDGLFISLSREATVDQLIEIVHVATGEGQAFFPRLLVVAETGSSARIVESYIAHGTERTLTLPVTEVVVREGANIEHVRVQDESVDSVHIASWQTAQSRDSSYHSYNVCFGGSIARVDQGIWLGGEGTTTRLDGVVCADGGQHIDNHTRLDHAFPNGNSFEVYKQVVDDEATVVFNGKIFVHQDAQKTDAKQTNQALLLSPRATIDSKPQLEIFADDVKCTHGATVGQLEDLPLFYMRSRGIPKAQAEAVLVYAFAAEVMELISMDSVRQALERRLYEKLGISD
- the sufC gene encoding Fe-S cluster assembly ATPase SufC, whose translation is MLQIRNLHAKVAEEEREILKGVALSVNPGEVHAVMGPNGSGKSTLANVIAGRETYEVTDGDIQFEDKNLLEMEPDERAHHGIFMAFQYPVEIPGVSNTYFLRAAVNAKRKAHAEPEMDALNFMKFIREKVKALGLTDDMLQRSVNEGFSGGEKKRNEIFQMAVLEPKLCVLDETDSGLDIDALQTVANGVNSLRSPDRAFIIVTHYQRLLNYIVPDHVHVMMGGRIVRSGGKELAFELEERGYGWIEQEVGVTA
- the rpsE gene encoding 30S ribosomal protein S5 produces the protein MARGPRLVGRRQPSAPRDGRQPEGPQLDVRVIRSNKVFKTHKGGKTASWSILVVVGDNKGSLGVGLGKARGIPDAIRKAEEAAKKSMFKVPMIGTTIPHEVRGKWGTAEVVLKPASPGTGVKAGSAVRMCLEAAGIHDVLAKCLGSRNGTNVAYATVSAFKELAAPETMAQRRGADVNELVPWLAKARKEEADHA
- a CDS encoding transglycosylase SLT domain-containing protein, with product MHGRALLLIGTLLAVVTAPGQTLEGYMKLRRQYGIEQAADPDALTSFVGRKVLEVRGTVNGVVGGPDGSKLLILSGSSGQIFVKSDAPPNWLVGNSTPARLLIEAKRATESGMLEATLLGAATEGQVAAKEAAARPKPTAAPARGKGSTTSRKGGRPSPIPGDIPSTGVPRATASPANLSPSLAQLVPAYTNFAKRMNPRLGDAKARQIAEGILAMSAHFGVDARLIVAIIVAESTFDPNETSHAGAMGLGQLMPGTAKMLGVSNAYDTDQNIYGTVKLMRDHLDTYTAKTGDDFEGLVLALAAYNAGPGAVRKHGGVPPYQETQRYVRKVIAIYRQLCAK